The following coding sequences are from one Mus pahari chromosome X, PAHARI_EIJ_v1.1, whole genome shotgun sequence window:
- the LOC110313637 gene encoding diphosphoinositol polyphosphate phosphohydrolase 3-alpha: MKCKPNQTRTYDPEGFKKRAACLCFRSEREDEVLLVSSSRYPDRWIVPGGGMEPEEEPDGAAVREVYEEAGVKGKLGRLLGVFEQNQDRKHRTYVFVLTVTELLEDWEDSVSIGRKREWFKIEDAIKVLQCHKPVHAEYLEKLKLGGSPTNGNSAAPTPPESEP; encoded by the exons ATGAAGTGCAAGCCGAACCAGACGCGGACCTACGACCCCGAGGGCTTCAAGAAGCGCGCCGCGTGCCTGTGCTTCCGCAGCGAGCGCGAGGACGAGGTGCTGCTGGTGAGCAGCAGCCGCTACCCCGACCGCTGGATCGTGCCGGGAGGGGGCATGGAGCCCGAGGAGGAGCCGGACGGCGCGGCGGTGCGCGAGGTGTACGAGGAGGCGGGAGTCAAGGGGAAGTTGGGCCGCTTGCTGGGCGTCTTCGAGCAGAACCAGGACCGCAAGCACCGGACCTACGTGTTCGTGCTCACCGTCACCGAGCTGCTGGAGGATTGGGAAGACTCGGTCAGCATCGGCAGGAAGCGCGAGTGGTTCAAGATCGAAGATGCCATCAAGGTCCTGCAGTGCCACAAGCCCGTGCACGCCGAGTACCTGGAGAAACTGAAGCTGGGCGGCTCCCCTACTAATGGGAACTCGGCCGCCCCGACCCCGCCAGAGAGCGAGCCCTA G